One Vigna unguiculata cultivar IT97K-499-35 chromosome 11, ASM411807v1, whole genome shotgun sequence DNA window includes the following coding sequences:
- the LOC114168584 gene encoding serine/threonine-protein kinase UCNL, with product MDSATTAPPTLQELELDNLKALKVLGKGAMGTVFLVHDTTTNNAPLALKVVDKTCVRAKLDAERRARWEIQVLSTLSHPFLPTLLGTFDSPQFLAWAIPYCPGGDLNVLRYRQTDRTFSPTVIRFYVAEIICALHHLHSMGIAYRDLKPENVLIQNNGHVTLTDFDLSRKLTLKPKPHLPSIPVPNPKVKEPRRKHRRNFSRWIPLPPLDGNRRKATTNALKKAKSARVSPVSRRKLSFSNGERSNSFVGTEEYVSPEVVRGDGHEFAVDWWSLGILIYEMLYGTTPFKGKNRKDTFRNVLTKAPEFVGKRTALTDLIEKLLTKDPTRRLGYTHGAAEIKEHEFFRGVKWDHLIEVVRPPFIPSRDDGSAESLEKLSAGNSGVDIRDYFQNLRSVPSSPSASASPSSPRWRFKKNVSLTEF from the coding sequence ATGGATTCAGCGACAACAGCTCCTCCCACGTTGCAGGAGCTGGAGCTCGACAACCTCAAAGCTCTCAAAGTCCTAGGAAAAGGTGCCATGGGAACCGTCTTCCTCGTCCACGACACCACCACCAACAACGCCCCCCTCGCCTTGAAAGTCGTCGACAAAACCTGCGTCCGCGCAAAACTCGACGCCGAACGCCGCGCGCGTTGGGAaatccaagtcctctcaaccCTCTCCCACCCCTTCCTCCCTACCCTCCTCGGAACATTCGATTCCCCACAGTTCTTAGCGTGGGCCATACCCTACTGCCCCGGCGGCGACCTCAACGTCCTCCGCTACCGCCAAACCGACCGCACTTTCTCCCCCACCGTCATCCGCTTCTACGTGGCGGAAATCATCTGCGCGCTCCACCACCTCCATTCCATGGGCATAGCATACCGTGACCTCAAACCAGAAAATGTCCTCATCCAAAACAACGGTCACGTCACCCTCACCGATTTCGACCTCTCCCGCAAACTCACCCTCAAACCTAAACCCCATCTTCCTTCAATCCCCGTCCCCAATCCCAAAGTCAAAGAACCCCGCCGCAAACACCGTCGCAACTTCTCCCGCTGGATCCCCCTCCCTCCCCTCGACGGGAACCGAAGGAAGGCCACCACCAACGCCCTCAAGAAGGCCAAGTCCGCGCGAGTCAGCCCCGTGAGTAGACGAAAACTGAGTTTCTCCAACGGCGAGCGCTCCAACTCGTTCGTCGGAACCGAGGAGTACGTCTCACCGGAGGTCGTTCGAGGCGACGGCCACGAGTTCGCCGTTGATTGGTGGTCCCTCGGAATACTCATCTACGAAATGCTCTACGGTACGACTCCGTTCAAAGGCAAGAATCGCAAGGACACGTTCCGCAACGTCCTCACCAAGGCGCCGGAGTTCGTCGGGAAGAGAACCGCGCTCACGGACCTCATCGAGAAGCTCCTGACGAAGGATCCGACGAGGCGGTTGGGATACACGCACGGCGCTGCGGAGATCAAGGAGCATGAGTTCTTCCGAGGGGTGAAATGGGACCATTTAATTGAGGTTGTGCGGCCGCCGTTCATTCCGTCGCGGGACGACGGCTCCGCGGAGTCGTTGGAGAAGCTTTCCGCCGGGAATTCTGGCGTGGATATTAGGGATTACTTTCAGAATCTTAGATCGGTGCCATCTTCACCGTCAGCGTCAGCCTCCCCATCATCGCCGCGGTGGCGGTTTAAGAAAAATGTTTCTCTAACGGAATTCTAA